The stretch of DNA GGACGCCGGTCTGACAGATCCCCAGCTCACCCGTCAAACGGTTCACACCGCAGCGCAGCGGGCAGACATCGCAGGATGCCAGGTGCTCGTGAGCTTTCCTGACACGCTGGAATAATTCTCCTGATTCAAGCAGGGTTAAATAAGCCGGCCGGGTGGTAGCCATGGTCAACACAATTATACTGTGCCTGAAAGAATGTTTTCCAGGTGATGTACAACGCCGGGATTGCAGAAAAACGAGGTGGATTACACGGTTATTGGCTAAAGAAATCTCGAACCACGGCTACCGAGCTGGTATCCCCAGGCATGCCGGGCGTTACAGCAGCCATAGCGTTGATCATTGCTTCTAAGCGCTGGCATTCTTCAAGAATCGCAGCGGGATTTAATGCTTTGGGTGTCTTCCCTGCAAAGCGTTCAAAATTCTGGTGGTAAATCTTCTCCAGAACCGGATCGGGTAACTTGATACCATAAAACCAGGCTTCCTTGCCGCCAAACAGAAAGCCCTCATGAGTCAACTGGAACGGTCCCTCATATTCCAAAAAGCCGCGAACGACCTCAATGCGCGCCAGGCTCTCTTCAGGTTCGATGCCGCCTCCAGCATCCGCCAGGAGCGCCCGCGCGCCAATATCGGTGCCGTAGATCATGCGATCCTGGTATTTAATAAAGAAATCGCGAGTTTTTTGAGGATCAATTGCAAAATTAAAATACATTTCAATGCCCGGGGTGAGATCAACGTGCATGTTGGGATAGCGGTCAAGGTAATCCGCCAGGCGATCCAGTTGCGCTGAAAGGAAGAAAAAGTGGGCAAAGGTCACTTTCAGGTTCGGGTGACGCTCCAGGACGTTCAGTACCTGGCGGTACTGCGCTTCATTGTCGATGAAGGTGCCATCGCCGTAATACCAGCCCATCTCCCGCGCCCAGGCGGGAATTTTTTCAGCATCCCAGAATTCCTCCGGATCATTGACATGGAAGACCAGCGGGATTTGCCGTTCAGCCATTTTCGCCCAATACGGCGCGTAAACCGGGCTGTCAAAATCGGGGATGGGCAAACGTTTGCGCATCTCAGCCTTCCCTTCGATCATCTTGATCCCGTCCGCGCCCAGCTCAGACAGCACATCCACATAATCGGCAAAGACCTCACCGGCGATGTCCGGCGTGATGAACAGGGGTGAGATATCCAGACCGCCGAACAGGTAGACCTGATCGGGGAATTTGCCCTTCAAATGCAGGGCATCCGGTACCAGACTGAGTCGTTTTTCGTCAGGAGTACAGACCACAGCCAATTTTTCGATCCCGACTTCTGCCAGGATGGCCATTAATCGATCGCCGTAGGAATGGTGCGGGAAGTGAATATGGCTATCAATGATTTTGAACGGTTTAAAGAACATCATTCCTCCACAATCCCTGTAATAAAGAATATCTTTGCCAGCTTTTGATGAGCGGGGCAGCTTTGCATATCAATCGCTATGCACCCGCGTGGGATCATTTCTGGCTTTTCAGACCGCTTGGAGCATTCATTCACACTCATCTCGATTATAAAAAACTTGGCAGCAATTTGTCAAATATTAATTGGATGGAAGTGGAGATCAAGTCAAATTTGACCCATCAATATCATACATGACGGTGAAGCGCCACATGCGAAAAATAACGAAGCCCGAGTGTGGGTCCAAGTTGCAAGTTTGCGTCACTTTTTGGGCAATCCCTGCGCAGAGTCCAAAGTGGGGTGGGACCATTCGCCATCATCGTCCCTGAAGCGCAGCGGAACCCCTGTAGCGAAGCGAAAGGGGCTGAGCGAAGGCGCTCAATCAACTTCAAAGTTCAACCTGTTTACCGCCTCTATTCACCCCAAACCAACTTTCCGTAGGCAGTTCTTAAGAATATTGAGGATTTCTGTTAATATAATCAATAATTAAAATAGAATAACCAAATATCTTGCAAAAAGAATGTGTTTTTATTCAATTTTAACTTTATATGATAGGTTTGGATTTCGGAAATAATTCTTGACGGAAAAATGGAAGTATGCTATATTACTTATTCAAGTAAGTGACGATATTTACCAGTTGTGGTATGATTGCAGGTGAATCAAGTTTTTTAAGTCATTTGTCTGCAAATGATCCATGTAGTGAA from Brevefilum fermentans encodes:
- a CDS encoding amidohydrolase family protein, with the translated sequence MFFKPFKIIDSHIHFPHHSYGDRLMAILAEVGIEKLAVVCTPDEKRLSLVPDALHLKGKFPDQVYLFGGLDISPLFITPDIAGEVFADYVDVLSELGADGIKMIEGKAEMRKRLPIPDFDSPVYAPYWAKMAERQIPLVFHVNDPEEFWDAEKIPAWAREMGWYYGDGTFIDNEAQYRQVLNVLERHPNLKVTFAHFFFLSAQLDRLADYLDRYPNMHVDLTPGIEMYFNFAIDPQKTRDFFIKYQDRMIYGTDIGARALLADAGGGIEPEESLARIEVVRGFLEYEGPFQLTHEGFLFGGKEAWFYGIKLPDPVLEKIYHQNFERFAGKTPKALNPAAILEECQRLEAMINAMAAVTPGMPGDTSSVAVVRDFFSQ